In the Larus michahellis chromosome 6, bLarMic1.1, whole genome shotgun sequence genome, one interval contains:
- the ZDHHC16 gene encoding palmitoyltransferase ZDHHC16 isoform X2: MAGMRSRQRMFAAVMRLLLKCLRLGRRRRFKLVRQAEQLWQYGHLCLHSLLYNSFTNGDVVLDSLFEPVYWLVDHVTRWFGVVFVALVIGLTSSIVAIVYICLLPLILQTYTPAWICWHLAYGHWNLIMIVFHYYMAITTSPGHPPQAKDDLTGVSICRKCIAPKPARTHHCSICNRCVLKMDHHCPWLNNCVGHYNHRYFFSFCLFMTMGCIYCSISGWEMFRDAYAAIETYYQTPPPTFSFHQRAFHKSVVYLWVLCSSVALALGALTLWHAALITRGETSIERHINKKERQRLQKKGKVFRNPYSYGGWDNWKVFLGVDVPRHWLTRVLLPSPHLPHGTGLSWDLPPCVTKQRAPLLAI; the protein is encoded by the exons ATGGCAGGGATGAGGAGCCGGCAGCGGATGTTTGCAGCGGTGATGCGCCTGCTCCTCAAGTGCCTGCGGCTGGGCCGGCGGCGGCGGTTTAAGCTGGTGCGGCAGGCGGAGCAGCTGTGGCAGTACGGGCACCTCTGCCTCCACTCGTTGCTCTACAACTCCTTCACCAACGGCGACGTGGTGCTTGACTCCCTCTTTGAACCCGTCTACTGGCTGGTGGACCACGTCACCCGGTGGTTCGGTGTG GTGTTTGTGGCACTGGTGATCGGGCTGACGAGCTCCATTGTGGCCATTGTGTACATCTGCCTGCTGCCCCTCATCCTGCAGACCTACACACCCGCCTGGATCTGCTGGCACCTCGCCTACGGACACTGGAACCTCATCATGATTGTCTTCCACTACTACATGGCCATCACCACCTCACCCGGGCACCCACCGCAG GCCAAGGACGATCTCACCGGCGTCTCCATCTGCAGGAAATGTATTGCCCCCAAGCCAGCTCGCACCCACCACTGCAGCATCTGTAACAG gtGTGTGCTGAAGATGGACCACCACTGCC CCTGGCTAAACAACTGTGTGGGACACTACAACCATCGCTACTTCTTCTCCTTCTGCCTGTTCATGACCATGGGCTGCATCTACTGTAGCATCAGCGGCTGGGAGATGTTCCGGGACGCCTACGCAGCCATCGAG ACGTACTACCAGACCCCGCCGCCCACCTTCTCCTTCCACCAGCGAGCTTTCCACAAGAGCGTGGTCTACCTCTGGGTCCTGTGCAG CTCGGTTGCATTGGCCCTGGGCGCCCTCACGCTGTGGCACGCTGCCCTCATCACCCGCGGGGAAACCAGCATCGAGCGGCACATCAAcaagaaggagaggcagagactgcagaagaaaggcaAG GTCTTCAGGAACCCCTACAGTTACGGTGGCTGGGATAACTGGAAGGTCTTCCTGGGTGTGGATGTGCCAAG GCACTGGCTGACCCGCGTCCTGCTGCCCTCTCCTCACCTGCCCCACGGGACGGGCctgagctgggacctgcctcCCTGCGTGACCAAACAGCGTGCGCCGCTCCTGGCCATCTGA
- the ZDHHC16 gene encoding palmitoyltransferase ZDHHC16 isoform X1 — translation MAGMRSRQRMFAAVMRLLLKCLRLGRRRRFKLVRQAEQLWQYGHLCLHSLLYNSFTNGDVVLDSLFEPVYWLVDHVTRWFGVVFVALVIGLTSSIVAIVYICLLPLILQTYTPAWICWHLAYGHWNLIMIVFHYYMAITTSPGHPPQAKDDLTGVSICRKCIAPKPARTHHCSICNRCVLKMDHHCPWLNNCVGHYNHRYFFSFCLFMTMGCIYCSISGWEMFRDAYAAIERMKLLEKERLEVAANQTYYQTPPPTFSFHQRAFHKSVVYLWVLCSSVALALGALTLWHAALITRGETSIERHINKKERQRLQKKGKVFRNPYSYGGWDNWKVFLGVDVPRHWLTRVLLPSPHLPHGTGLSWDLPPCVTKQRAPLLAI, via the exons ATGGCAGGGATGAGGAGCCGGCAGCGGATGTTTGCAGCGGTGATGCGCCTGCTCCTCAAGTGCCTGCGGCTGGGCCGGCGGCGGCGGTTTAAGCTGGTGCGGCAGGCGGAGCAGCTGTGGCAGTACGGGCACCTCTGCCTCCACTCGTTGCTCTACAACTCCTTCACCAACGGCGACGTGGTGCTTGACTCCCTCTTTGAACCCGTCTACTGGCTGGTGGACCACGTCACCCGGTGGTTCGGTGTG GTGTTTGTGGCACTGGTGATCGGGCTGACGAGCTCCATTGTGGCCATTGTGTACATCTGCCTGCTGCCCCTCATCCTGCAGACCTACACACCCGCCTGGATCTGCTGGCACCTCGCCTACGGACACTGGAACCTCATCATGATTGTCTTCCACTACTACATGGCCATCACCACCTCACCCGGGCACCCACCGCAG GCCAAGGACGATCTCACCGGCGTCTCCATCTGCAGGAAATGTATTGCCCCCAAGCCAGCTCGCACCCACCACTGCAGCATCTGTAACAG gtGTGTGCTGAAGATGGACCACCACTGCC CCTGGCTAAACAACTGTGTGGGACACTACAACCATCGCTACTTCTTCTCCTTCTGCCTGTTCATGACCATGGGCTGCATCTACTGTAGCATCAGCGGCTGGGAGATGTTCCGGGACGCCTACGCAGCCATCGAG AGAATGAAACTGCTTGAGAAGGAGAGACTGGAGGTGGCTGCCAACCAG ACGTACTACCAGACCCCGCCGCCCACCTTCTCCTTCCACCAGCGAGCTTTCCACAAGAGCGTGGTCTACCTCTGGGTCCTGTGCAG CTCGGTTGCATTGGCCCTGGGCGCCCTCACGCTGTGGCACGCTGCCCTCATCACCCGCGGGGAAACCAGCATCGAGCGGCACATCAAcaagaaggagaggcagagactgcagaagaaaggcaAG GTCTTCAGGAACCCCTACAGTTACGGTGGCTGGGATAACTGGAAGGTCTTCCTGGGTGTGGATGTGCCAAG GCACTGGCTGACCCGCGTCCTGCTGCCCTCTCCTCACCTGCCCCACGGGACGGGCctgagctgggacctgcctcCCTGCGTGACCAAACAGCGTGCGCCGCTCCTGGCCATCTGA
- the ZDHHC16 gene encoding palmitoyltransferase ZDHHC16 isoform X4, which produces MAGMRSRQRMFAAVMRLLLKCLRLGRRRRFKLVRQAEQLWQYGHLCLHSLLYNSFTNGDVVLDSLFEPVYWLVDHVTRWFGVVFVALVIGLTSSIVAIVYICLLPLILQTYTPAWICWHLAYGHWNLIMIVFHYYMAITTSPGHPPQAKDDLTGVSICRKCIAPKPARTHHCSICNRRTTRPRRPPSPSTSELSTRAWSTSGSCAARLHWPWAPSRCGTLPSSPAGKPASSGTSTRRRGRDCRRKVFRNPYSYGGWDNWKVFLGVDVPRHWLTRVLLPSPHLPHGTGLSWDLPPCVTKQRAPLLAI; this is translated from the exons ATGGCAGGGATGAGGAGCCGGCAGCGGATGTTTGCAGCGGTGATGCGCCTGCTCCTCAAGTGCCTGCGGCTGGGCCGGCGGCGGCGGTTTAAGCTGGTGCGGCAGGCGGAGCAGCTGTGGCAGTACGGGCACCTCTGCCTCCACTCGTTGCTCTACAACTCCTTCACCAACGGCGACGTGGTGCTTGACTCCCTCTTTGAACCCGTCTACTGGCTGGTGGACCACGTCACCCGGTGGTTCGGTGTG GTGTTTGTGGCACTGGTGATCGGGCTGACGAGCTCCATTGTGGCCATTGTGTACATCTGCCTGCTGCCCCTCATCCTGCAGACCTACACACCCGCCTGGATCTGCTGGCACCTCGCCTACGGACACTGGAACCTCATCATGATTGTCTTCCACTACTACATGGCCATCACCACCTCACCCGGGCACCCACCGCAG GCCAAGGACGATCTCACCGGCGTCTCCATCTGCAGGAAATGTATTGCCCCCAAGCCAGCTCGCACCCACCACTGCAGCATCTGTAACAG ACGTACTACCAGACCCCGCCGCCCACCTTCTCCTTCCACCAGCGAGCTTTCCACAAGAGCGTGGTCTACCTCTGGGTCCTGTGCAG CTCGGTTGCATTGGCCCTGGGCGCCCTCACGCTGTGGCACGCTGCCCTCATCACCCGCGGGGAAACCAGCATCGAGCGGCACATCAAcaagaaggagaggcagagactgcagaagaaag GTCTTCAGGAACCCCTACAGTTACGGTGGCTGGGATAACTGGAAGGTCTTCCTGGGTGTGGATGTGCCAAG GCACTGGCTGACCCGCGTCCTGCTGCCCTCTCCTCACCTGCCCCACGGGACGGGCctgagctgggacctgcctcCCTGCGTGACCAAACAGCGTGCGCCGCTCCTGGCCATCTGA
- the ZDHHC16 gene encoding palmitoyltransferase ZDHHC16 isoform X3, with protein sequence MAGMRSRQRMFAAVMRLLLKCLRLGRRRRFKLVRQAEQLWQYGHLCLHSLLYNSFTNGDVVLDSLFEPVYWLVDHVTRWFGVVFVALVIGLTSSIVAIVYICLLPLILQTYTPAWICWHLAYGHWNLIMIVFHYYMAITTSPGHPPQAKDDLTGVSICRKCIAPKPARTHHCSICNRCVLKMDHHCPWLNNCVGHYNHRYFFSFCLFMTMGCIYCSISGWEMFRDAYAAIERMKLLEKERLEVAANQTYYQTPPPTFSFHQRAFHKSVVYLWVLCSSVALALGALTLWHAALITRGETSIERHINKKERQRLQKKGLQEPLQLRWLG encoded by the exons ATGGCAGGGATGAGGAGCCGGCAGCGGATGTTTGCAGCGGTGATGCGCCTGCTCCTCAAGTGCCTGCGGCTGGGCCGGCGGCGGCGGTTTAAGCTGGTGCGGCAGGCGGAGCAGCTGTGGCAGTACGGGCACCTCTGCCTCCACTCGTTGCTCTACAACTCCTTCACCAACGGCGACGTGGTGCTTGACTCCCTCTTTGAACCCGTCTACTGGCTGGTGGACCACGTCACCCGGTGGTTCGGTGTG GTGTTTGTGGCACTGGTGATCGGGCTGACGAGCTCCATTGTGGCCATTGTGTACATCTGCCTGCTGCCCCTCATCCTGCAGACCTACACACCCGCCTGGATCTGCTGGCACCTCGCCTACGGACACTGGAACCTCATCATGATTGTCTTCCACTACTACATGGCCATCACCACCTCACCCGGGCACCCACCGCAG GCCAAGGACGATCTCACCGGCGTCTCCATCTGCAGGAAATGTATTGCCCCCAAGCCAGCTCGCACCCACCACTGCAGCATCTGTAACAG gtGTGTGCTGAAGATGGACCACCACTGCC CCTGGCTAAACAACTGTGTGGGACACTACAACCATCGCTACTTCTTCTCCTTCTGCCTGTTCATGACCATGGGCTGCATCTACTGTAGCATCAGCGGCTGGGAGATGTTCCGGGACGCCTACGCAGCCATCGAG AGAATGAAACTGCTTGAGAAGGAGAGACTGGAGGTGGCTGCCAACCAG ACGTACTACCAGACCCCGCCGCCCACCTTCTCCTTCCACCAGCGAGCTTTCCACAAGAGCGTGGTCTACCTCTGGGTCCTGTGCAG CTCGGTTGCATTGGCCCTGGGCGCCCTCACGCTGTGGCACGCTGCCCTCATCACCCGCGGGGAAACCAGCATCGAGCGGCACATCAAcaagaaggagaggcagagactgcagaagaaag GTCTTCAGGAACCCCTACAGTTACGGTGGCTGGGATAA